One genomic region from Sorangium aterium encodes:
- a CDS encoding S1C family serine protease — protein sequence MTVGARALSWVLLAWLVASCSKASPGHSSSASSSTVPSGAVPVATAPPPPSAPPPPPIVRSEGMPGSFAPLARRADPAVATVKARVERQQQPGGRRRTVAEGLGTAFVYDPEGFLLTNNHVIEGATDILVSFVDGRDIKATVIGRDKHTDVAVLKVEEKGLPSLPLGDSDTIEVGDWVVAIGNPFGLSHTVSAGILSAKGRTRDDVKGLDPSGYFNFLQTDASINPGNSGGPLLNLKGEVVGINAAVRANANNIGFAIPINMVRQLLPMLLRDGKIRRSQVGVIVDVLNSIEAGRLKRPDRKGAWVKTVVAGGPADRAGIAPDDVIIGFEGKTISDPNELRWMASIAGVNKVVTLRVARLERVFDVRLTLGELPELSDEPDEP from the coding sequence GTGACCGTTGGCGCCAGGGCTCTCTCGTGGGTCCTCCTCGCCTGGCTGGTCGCCTCGTGCAGCAAGGCCTCTCCTGGCCACTCTTCTAGCGCAAGCAGCTCCACCGTCCCCTCGGGCGCCGTGCCGGTGGCGACCGCGCCGCCGCCTCCGTCGGCGCCGCCTCCTCCTCCGATCGTCCGCTCCGAGGGCATGCCCGGCTCCTTCGCGCCGCTCGCGCGCAGGGCCGATCCCGCGGTCGCGACGGTCAAGGCGCGCGTCGAGCGGCAGCAGCAACCGGGCGGCCGCCGCCGCACGGTCGCCGAGGGGCTCGGCACCGCCTTCGTCTATGATCCGGAGGGCTTCCTGCTGACGAACAACCACGTCATCGAGGGCGCGACCGACATCCTCGTGAGCTTCGTCGACGGCCGTGACATCAAGGCGACCGTCATCGGCCGCGACAAACACACGGACGTCGCCGTGCTGAAGGTCGAGGAGAAGGGGCTCCCGTCGCTCCCCCTGGGCGACTCGGACACCATCGAGGTCGGCGACTGGGTGGTCGCGATCGGCAACCCCTTCGGCCTCTCCCACACGGTCTCGGCGGGCATCCTCTCCGCCAAGGGCCGCACCCGGGACGACGTGAAGGGGCTCGATCCGAGCGGCTACTTCAACTTCCTCCAGACGGACGCGAGCATCAACCCCGGCAACTCCGGCGGCCCGCTCCTGAACCTCAAGGGCGAGGTGGTCGGCATCAACGCGGCCGTGCGCGCCAACGCGAACAACATCGGGTTTGCGATCCCGATCAACATGGTCCGGCAGCTGCTCCCGATGCTGCTGCGTGACGGCAAGATCCGGCGGAGCCAGGTCGGGGTGATCGTCGACGTCCTCAACTCGATCGAGGCGGGGCGGCTCAAGCGCCCCGATCGAAAGGGGGCGTGGGTGAAGACCGTGGTGGCGGGCGGACCCGCGGACCGGGCTGGCATCGCGCCGGACGACGTGATCATCGGCTTCGAGGGAAAGACGATTTCCGATCCGAACGAGCTCCGGTGGATGGCGAGCATCGCCGGGGTGAACAAGGTCGTTACGCTCCGCGTCGCGCGGCTGGAGCGGGTCTTCGATGTCCGCCTCACGCTGGGCGAGCTGCCCGAGCTCAGCGACGAGCCCGATGAGCCGTGA
- a CDS encoding DUF1844 domain-containing protein has product MSDAKNREELPPFGSPPELPTLDFSTFVLSIIGSAYVHLGDAPSPDGREEQNLVLAHQDIDLLSLLQEKTKGNLSGDEERLLEQALYDLRMRYLEVSKRS; this is encoded by the coding sequence GTGAGCGACGCGAAGAATCGGGAAGAGCTTCCGCCGTTCGGGAGCCCCCCGGAGCTGCCGACGCTCGACTTCTCGACCTTCGTGCTGTCGATCATCGGCTCCGCGTACGTGCACCTCGGCGACGCGCCCAGCCCTGACGGCAGGGAAGAGCAGAACCTGGTCCTCGCGCATCAGGACATCGATCTGCTGTCGCTCCTCCAGGAGAAGACGAAGGGGAACCTCTCGGGCGACGAGGAAAGGCTGCTCGAGCAGGCGCTCTACGATCTGCGGATGCGCTACCTCGAGGTCTCGAAACGATCGTGA
- a CDS encoding PAS domain S-box protein, giving the protein MPRRDPVLVVDDDAVSRQMLLHALADAGIEAVAVTSGADALAWLKASVPALVLLDLVMPPPDGYVVLSAVRDAPRTQDVPVVVLTALDADEEVARAFELGADDFIRKPFRPAELIARIRGQLRIRDYVDALARKEHDAKVVLELTQALSSTLDFRNILFTVVRRIAEVARVDRCSIVLVRDAGDVGYVVAASDDKELRDLPIDLGKYPEIQRVMRTGDVLVIDDAKAHPLFDIVRAELPENAFRSLALLPILFEDKPLGVLFLRGRQPVAPHAHELSLARTVASATAIALRNARILQSLRDQTQQSTFARFEAERRLKALQRYADFFYSTADGIVVVDPDGHILFSNPRAQAITGRTAEDLERANLADLVDAREHPLLEEIRAGFAKGSFPHMVDFTVRRGEHERLILSFSFSSVLREESGAVLVSFRDVTTERATEAELTKTKEFLERVIDSSVDAIVSADMEGVVLLFNRAAERIYGYDAKEVVGVMNARALYPDHNAEHIMRLIHAKEHGGPGRLEGYRTEVLARDGSRIPVHLSAALIFENGVPVGSVGIFTDLRERMRMEARLTEAQEELRAREKQAIIAELAGAAAHELNQPLTSVLGYAELICRRIDDASPIKGAAATIRSEAERMAEIVRKIGKITRYETKSYVGAAKIIDLDRSSGDDPNRVIG; this is encoded by the coding sequence GTGCCTCGCCGTGATCCTGTGCTCGTCGTGGACGACGACGCCGTCAGCCGGCAGATGCTGCTGCACGCGCTGGCCGACGCGGGCATCGAGGCCGTCGCGGTCACCTCGGGCGCGGACGCGCTCGCCTGGCTCAAGGCGAGCGTGCCCGCGCTCGTGCTGCTCGACCTCGTGATGCCGCCCCCTGACGGCTACGTGGTCCTCAGCGCCGTGCGGGACGCCCCTCGGACGCAGGACGTCCCCGTCGTCGTGCTGACCGCGCTCGACGCGGACGAGGAGGTCGCCCGCGCCTTCGAGCTCGGCGCGGACGATTTCATCCGCAAGCCGTTCCGCCCCGCCGAGCTGATCGCGCGCATCCGTGGGCAGCTCCGGATCCGGGACTACGTCGACGCGCTCGCGCGCAAAGAGCACGACGCGAAGGTGGTCCTCGAGCTCACGCAGGCGCTCTCCTCGACGCTCGACTTCCGGAACATCCTCTTCACCGTCGTGCGGCGCATCGCCGAGGTGGCGCGCGTCGACCGCTGCAGCATCGTCCTCGTGCGCGACGCGGGCGACGTCGGCTACGTGGTCGCCGCGAGCGACGACAAGGAGCTGCGGGATCTGCCGATCGATCTCGGCAAGTACCCGGAGATCCAGCGCGTCATGCGCACGGGTGACGTGCTCGTGATCGACGACGCGAAGGCGCACCCGCTGTTCGACATCGTGCGCGCGGAGCTCCCGGAGAACGCGTTCCGCTCGCTGGCGCTCCTGCCGATCCTGTTCGAGGACAAGCCGCTCGGCGTGCTCTTCTTGCGCGGCCGGCAGCCGGTGGCCCCCCACGCTCACGAGCTCTCGCTGGCCCGCACGGTCGCGAGCGCCACCGCGATCGCCCTGCGCAACGCGCGCATCCTGCAGTCGCTCCGCGATCAGACGCAGCAGAGCACCTTCGCCCGGTTCGAGGCGGAGCGCCGGCTGAAGGCGCTCCAGCGCTACGCCGACTTCTTCTACTCGACGGCCGACGGCATCGTCGTCGTCGATCCTGACGGCCACATCCTCTTCTCCAACCCGCGCGCGCAGGCGATCACCGGGCGCACTGCGGAGGACCTCGAGCGCGCGAACCTGGCCGATCTCGTCGACGCGCGCGAGCACCCTCTCCTCGAGGAGATCCGGGCCGGCTTCGCCAAGGGATCGTTCCCGCACATGGTGGACTTCACGGTGCGGCGGGGCGAGCACGAGCGGCTCATCCTGAGCTTCAGCTTCAGCAGCGTCCTTCGCGAGGAGAGCGGCGCCGTCCTGGTCAGCTTCCGCGACGTCACCACGGAGCGCGCCACCGAGGCGGAGCTCACCAAGACCAAGGAGTTCCTGGAGCGCGTCATCGACAGCTCGGTCGACGCGATCGTCTCGGCCGACATGGAGGGCGTCGTCCTGCTCTTCAACCGCGCCGCCGAGCGGATCTACGGGTATGACGCGAAGGAGGTCGTCGGCGTGATGAACGCCCGCGCGCTCTACCCCGACCACAACGCCGAGCACATCATGAGGCTCATCCACGCGAAGGAGCACGGCGGTCCCGGCCGGCTCGAGGGCTACCGGACCGAGGTCCTGGCCAGGGACGGGTCGCGGATCCCGGTGCACCTCTCCGCGGCGCTGATCTTCGAGAACGGCGTCCCGGTCGGCTCCGTCGGCATCTTCACGGACCTGCGGGAGCGGATGCGGATGGAGGCCCGCCTCACCGAGGCGCAGGAGGAGCTCCGCGCTCGCGAGAAGCAGGCCATCATCGCCGAGCTCGCGGGCGCGGCCGCGCACGAGCTGAACCAGCCGCTCACCAGCGTGCTCGGCTACGCCGAGCTGATCTGCCGTCGGATCGACGACGCGTCCCCCATCAAGGGGGCCGCAGCCACGATCCGCAGCGAAGCCGAGCGGATGGCGGAGATCGTCCGCAAGATCGGCAAGATCACCCGCTATGAGACGAAATCCTATGTCGGCGCCGCGAAGATCATCGATCTCGACCGGTCGAGCGGCGACGACCCGAACAGGGTGATCGGGTGA
- a CDS encoding efflux RND transporter periplasmic adaptor subunit, with protein sequence MRPASAAPVPPGGAAARGRREGGPQPRRGGESLEQELSRVGTKRWLARLGVLATIAALVAGIVVWRIRTRPPPPPRYVTGDITTGDVLEVVQSTGQVKPLTEVQIGAQVSGRITKVYVDFNSIVKAGDVLAEIDPTLFGAQIDSNQAQIAAANASVVRSEASLGTARQRLDRARKMVAEGVGSQADLDTAQGAYDVALADVAASKAQVAQLRAVLRSSTTNLQYTRIFSPIDGVVISRAIDPGQTVAASFQAPTLFVIAQDLRKMRVLADIDEADVGRLREGMAADVSVDAFPGETFRGTVSQVRYSPLSQSGVVTYAAVVEVDNPDVKLRPGMTATVSVRSAEARGVRRLPNAALRFKPAPARDKDGKEIKAPPLEPLPPKKGRIYVLTDATPGAEKIEPRVVDVGITDGIFTALASDLGPLKVVTDENDDPSASGKGRGPRLF encoded by the coding sequence ATGCGACCGGCCTCGGCCGCGCCGGTTCCCCCCGGCGGCGCGGCAGCCCGGGGCCGCCGCGAGGGCGGACCGCAGCCTCGACGCGGGGGAGAGAGCCTGGAGCAGGAGCTCTCCCGGGTGGGCACGAAGCGCTGGCTCGCTCGGCTCGGCGTCCTCGCGACAATCGCAGCGCTCGTCGCGGGGATCGTCGTCTGGAGGATCCGGACGAGGCCCCCGCCGCCGCCGCGCTACGTCACGGGCGACATCACCACGGGCGACGTGCTCGAAGTGGTCCAGTCGACGGGGCAGGTCAAGCCGCTCACCGAGGTGCAGATCGGCGCCCAGGTCTCGGGGCGAATCACCAAGGTCTACGTCGACTTCAACAGCATCGTGAAGGCCGGCGACGTGCTGGCCGAGATCGATCCGACGCTCTTCGGGGCGCAGATCGACTCGAACCAGGCGCAGATCGCGGCGGCGAACGCGAGCGTCGTGCGCTCGGAGGCCTCGCTGGGGACCGCCAGGCAGCGGCTCGATCGCGCGAGGAAGATGGTCGCGGAGGGGGTGGGCTCGCAAGCGGATCTGGACACCGCGCAGGGCGCCTATGACGTCGCGCTCGCCGACGTCGCGGCCTCCAAGGCGCAGGTGGCGCAGCTCAGGGCGGTGCTCCGCTCCTCCACGACGAACCTCCAGTACACGCGCATCTTCTCGCCCATCGACGGGGTCGTCATCAGCCGCGCGATCGACCCCGGGCAGACCGTGGCGGCGAGCTTCCAGGCGCCGACCCTCTTCGTGATCGCCCAGGATCTCCGCAAGATGCGCGTGCTCGCCGACATCGACGAGGCGGACGTCGGGCGGCTCCGCGAGGGCATGGCGGCGGACGTGAGCGTCGATGCGTTCCCGGGCGAGACGTTCCGAGGGACGGTGAGCCAGGTGCGCTACAGCCCGTTGAGCCAGTCCGGCGTCGTGACCTACGCGGCGGTCGTCGAGGTCGACAACCCCGACGTCAAGCTCCGGCCGGGGATGACGGCGACGGTGAGCGTCCGGTCCGCCGAGGCCAGGGGGGTGCGGCGGCTGCCGAACGCGGCGCTCCGGTTCAAGCCGGCCCCGGCGCGGGACAAGGACGGCAAGGAGATCAAGGCGCCGCCCCTCGAGCCGCTCCCGCCGAAGAAGGGCCGGATCTACGTGCTGACCGACGCGACGCCGGGGGCGGAGAAGATCGAGCCGCGCGTCGTCGACGTGGGGATCACCGACGGCATCTTCACCGCGCTGGCGTCCGATCTCGGGCCGCTCAAGGTCGTCACCGACGAGAACGACGATCCGTCAGCGAGCGGCAAGGGGCGCGGCCCTCGGCTGTTCTGA
- a CDS encoding FKBP-type peptidyl-prolyl cis-trans isomerase: MESLPIATDTVVTLSYVLFNENGETVDEASTAEPLVYTHGYAQIVPGLERALEGLRAGEQREITVEAEDAFGERDDAGVFEVDKADFPDGGAVEVGDEFVAQGPDGSPIALRVIEILPEGFRVDTNHPLAGQKVRFQVQVKDVRAASEEEIAQAQAELEERIEESEGEGCCDHDHDHDHDHDHGHHHEHGDGVLVTLSKKSS; encoded by the coding sequence ATGGAGTCGCTGCCCATCGCAACGGATACGGTCGTCACGCTGTCCTACGTCCTCTTCAACGAAAACGGCGAGACCGTGGATGAGGCATCGACCGCGGAGCCGCTCGTTTACACGCACGGCTATGCCCAGATCGTGCCCGGGCTGGAGCGTGCCCTGGAAGGGCTGCGGGCGGGCGAGCAGCGCGAGATCACCGTCGAGGCGGAGGATGCGTTCGGCGAGCGCGATGACGCTGGCGTCTTCGAGGTCGACAAGGCGGATTTCCCCGATGGCGGCGCTGTCGAGGTGGGCGACGAGTTCGTCGCCCAGGGCCCGGACGGCTCACCGATCGCGCTCCGGGTCATCGAGATCCTCCCCGAAGGCTTCCGGGTGGACACGAATCACCCCCTGGCAGGCCAGAAGGTGCGCTTCCAGGTTCAGGTCAAGGACGTGCGCGCCGCCAGCGAGGAGGAGATCGCGCAGGCTCAGGCCGAGCTGGAGGAGCGCATCGAGGAGTCCGAGGGCGAGGGCTGCTGCGATCACGACCATGACCACGACCACGACCACGATCACGGCCACCATCACGAGCACGGGGATGGGGTGCTCGTGACGCTCTCGAAGAAGTCGTCATAA
- a CDS encoding sigma-70 family RNA polymerase sigma factor has product MAIAPSHPDELEPVAPPGDPGEGDAEGDDLSAEGDHPETKQLHPRLNSASSRASNREARRREAEEDRELIERAQKGDQAAFRSLVERHQRRAFAIAMGLVRDENDARELVQDAFLRVYKGLGSFQGGSSFFTWLYRIVTNLAIDLMRKPGRRDLELQENQAADEQSDFPLVARIDGADPLNVVRRREIAGRIQAALDALPPYHRGVILMREVEGMSYEEMAQAMGVSKGTIMSRLFHARQKLQRALADCYAEEEGKAPAEDPEEIA; this is encoded by the coding sequence GTGGCCATTGCACCTTCTCACCCGGACGAGCTCGAGCCGGTCGCGCCTCCCGGTGATCCCGGCGAGGGCGATGCGGAAGGCGACGACCTGTCCGCGGAGGGCGACCACCCCGAAACGAAGCAGCTCCACCCGCGCCTGAATAGCGCTTCCTCCCGTGCGTCCAATCGCGAGGCGCGGCGGCGGGAAGCGGAGGAAGATCGTGAGCTCATCGAGCGGGCGCAGAAGGGGGACCAGGCGGCTTTCCGCTCGCTCGTCGAACGGCACCAGCGCAGGGCGTTCGCGATCGCGATGGGGCTCGTCCGCGACGAGAACGACGCGCGCGAGCTGGTGCAGGACGCCTTCCTCCGGGTCTACAAGGGCCTCGGCTCCTTTCAGGGGGGCTCCTCGTTCTTCACCTGGCTCTACAGGATCGTCACGAACCTGGCGATCGACCTCATGCGGAAGCCGGGACGCCGCGACCTCGAGCTCCAGGAGAACCAGGCGGCGGACGAGCAGTCCGATTTCCCGCTCGTCGCTCGGATCGACGGCGCGGACCCCCTCAACGTCGTCCGGCGCCGGGAGATCGCCGGGCGCATCCAGGCCGCGCTCGACGCGCTGCCGCCCTACCACCGAGGCGTGATCCTGATGCGGGAGGTGGAGGGCATGTCGTACGAGGAAATGGCTCAGGCCATGGGGGTCTCGAAGGGGACGATCATGAGCCGCCTGTTCCACGCCCGTCAGAAGCTTCAGCGCGCCCTCGCTGACTGTTACGCGGAGGAAGAGGGCAAGGCCCCAGCAGAGGACCCGGAGGAGATCGCGTGA
- a CDS encoding anti-sigma factor family protein, with protein sequence MSTANSSKANHGEASAPPTDLELMLYVDGELDEARHQQVEEYVLHDPRCRAKVAALVTAADMVQESALASSAADGIADGVMAKIFEGQRGAARVDGGAVAPPLAASPSGQPPRARARLQGAPANDNSRGIFALTALAVAAAAALMVWGKMGVEAPTAELTTSAPSALLAPPPEAPSALLAAPTKEPDAAPSLEGEVEPGVEIAAVDFGARMGTIFYVPQEAVASGPTTTVVWLSDDGPGGQ encoded by the coding sequence GTGAGCACCGCCAACAGCAGCAAGGCGAATCACGGGGAAGCGAGCGCCCCGCCGACGGACCTGGAGCTGATGCTCTATGTCGACGGTGAGCTCGATGAGGCTCGCCACCAACAGGTGGAGGAGTACGTGCTCCACGACCCGCGCTGCCGAGCGAAGGTCGCAGCGCTCGTCACCGCGGCCGACATGGTCCAGGAGAGCGCGCTGGCCTCCAGCGCGGCCGACGGCATCGCCGACGGGGTGATGGCGAAGATCTTCGAAGGGCAGAGGGGCGCCGCGCGGGTGGACGGGGGCGCCGTCGCGCCGCCGCTCGCGGCGTCGCCGTCGGGCCAGCCGCCCCGCGCTCGGGCGCGGCTCCAGGGAGCGCCGGCGAACGACAACTCGCGCGGGATCTTCGCGCTGACGGCGCTCGCCGTGGCGGCGGCCGCCGCCTTGATGGTGTGGGGCAAGATGGGCGTGGAGGCACCCACCGCGGAGCTGACGACATCGGCGCCCTCCGCGTTGCTCGCCCCGCCGCCCGAGGCGCCCTCCGCGTTGCTCGCGGCGCCGACGAAGGAGCCGGACGCCGCGCCGAGCTTGGAGGGGGAGGTCGAGCCCGGCGTCGAGATCGCCGCGGTCGACTTCGGGGCACGCATGGGCACCATCTTTTACGTCCCGCAGGAGGCCGTGGCTTCAGGCCCGACGACCACGGTGGTCTGGCTCTCCGATGACGGTCCGGGAGGACAGTGA
- the ruvB gene encoding Holliday junction branch migration DNA helicase RuvB, translating to MPERALSPAETGDDDRFDRLFRPASLAEYVGQAKHTENLKVFVEAARRRREPLDHMLFCGPPGLGKTTLAHIIAREMGVALHVTSGPAIEHKGALAGLLTKLERNDVLFIDEIHRLTPAVEESLYPAIESFNIDIMTGDGPYATTIQLALKPFTLVGATTRTGLLTAPLLSRFGHVVRLDFYPVEELERIVQRSAGLLDVPIDAGGAREIAARARGTPRVANRLLRRVRDFAEVLGDGAITMEIARKTAERLEIDAAGLDEMDRRLLRVIVDHYDGGPVGIDTLAAALSEPRDTIEDVYEPFLLQQGFVGRTPRGRVATRRAYEHLGIAAPAAKQGDLFS from the coding sequence ATGCCTGAACGGGCGCTCTCTCCTGCCGAGACAGGCGACGACGATCGCTTCGACCGCCTCTTCCGGCCTGCCTCGCTCGCTGAGTACGTCGGCCAGGCCAAGCACACGGAGAACCTCAAGGTCTTCGTCGAGGCCGCGCGCCGGCGGCGCGAGCCGCTGGACCACATGCTGTTCTGTGGCCCGCCCGGCCTGGGCAAGACAACGCTCGCCCACATCATCGCCCGCGAGATGGGCGTCGCCCTCCACGTCACGAGCGGGCCGGCGATCGAGCACAAGGGCGCGCTGGCCGGCCTGCTGACGAAGCTGGAGCGCAACGACGTGCTGTTCATCGACGAGATCCACCGGCTCACGCCGGCGGTCGAGGAGAGCCTCTACCCCGCGATCGAGTCGTTCAACATCGACATCATGACCGGTGACGGCCCGTACGCGACGACGATCCAGCTCGCGCTGAAGCCCTTCACGCTCGTGGGCGCGACGACCCGCACCGGGCTGCTCACCGCGCCGCTCCTGTCGCGCTTCGGCCACGTCGTCCGCCTCGACTTCTACCCCGTCGAGGAGCTCGAGCGCATCGTACAGCGCAGCGCCGGTCTGCTCGACGTGCCGATCGACGCCGGCGGAGCGCGCGAGATCGCGGCGCGCGCGCGGGGGACGCCGCGCGTCGCCAACCGCCTCCTGCGCCGCGTCCGCGACTTCGCCGAGGTGCTGGGCGACGGCGCGATCACGATGGAGATCGCGCGGAAGACCGCGGAGCGGCTCGAGATCGACGCGGCCGGCCTCGACGAGATGGATCGCCGGCTGCTGCGCGTCATCGTCGATCACTACGACGGCGGCCCTGTGGGCATCGACACCCTGGCCGCGGCGCTCAGTGAGCCACGCGACACGATCGAGGACGTGTACGAGCCGTTCCTGCTCCAGCAGGGCTTCGTCGGCCGCACGCCGCGCGGAAGGGTCGCGACCCGCCGCGCCTACGAGCACCTGGGCATCGCGGCTCCAGCGGCGAAGCAGGGGGATCTCTTCTCCTGA
- a CDS encoding sensor histidine kinase: MSDAPVTLRKPLTRDIPLEWVDSLLIASSELDPSASIEQRASTLLGAAAKVLTACGLGVYIPGATGAQVAVRVSPRARRDDVRDPARLLPEFAFERVVAIEPGGRSTMHIAADDAAYLDSAPVEALVDRLVLTLGASLREARAHESLRAQVMQAEKLASLGKMAAGVVHELNNPLTSILAYSEYLRRKGERGGFDPSDIERLARINDAADRIRRFSRDLIAYARPSTEKPGAVSLHDIIERALVFCEHLLDQTGVTVERCFDEIPPVCGVIDPLTQVFVNLFTNAAHAMHERGGCLGIATAMSAEDGYITVTIRDDGHGIEPEHLPRIFDPFFTTKTDGTGTGLGLSIVRNIVASHGGSIRADARAPRGTVFSLDLPIALPSSARR, translated from the coding sequence TTGTCCGACGCTCCCGTCACGCTCCGGAAGCCGCTCACCCGGGACATCCCGCTCGAGTGGGTGGACAGCCTGCTGATCGCGTCGAGCGAGCTGGATCCGTCGGCCTCCATCGAGCAGCGCGCCTCGACGCTGCTCGGCGCGGCCGCGAAGGTGCTCACGGCCTGCGGGCTCGGCGTCTACATCCCCGGCGCGACCGGGGCGCAGGTGGCCGTCCGGGTCTCGCCGCGCGCTCGCCGCGACGACGTCCGCGATCCGGCGCGGCTCCTCCCGGAGTTCGCCTTCGAGCGCGTCGTGGCCATCGAGCCCGGAGGTCGCTCGACGATGCACATCGCGGCCGACGACGCCGCGTACCTCGACAGCGCGCCGGTAGAGGCGCTGGTCGATCGGCTCGTGCTCACCTTGGGCGCGTCGCTCCGCGAGGCGCGCGCGCACGAGTCGCTGCGCGCTCAGGTCATGCAGGCCGAGAAGCTGGCCTCGCTCGGGAAGATGGCCGCAGGCGTCGTGCACGAGCTCAACAACCCGCTCACCTCGATCCTCGCCTACTCCGAGTACCTGCGCCGCAAGGGCGAGCGCGGCGGCTTCGACCCCTCGGACATCGAGCGGCTCGCGAGGATCAACGACGCGGCGGATCGCATCCGCCGGTTCTCGCGCGACCTGATCGCCTACGCGCGGCCGTCCACGGAGAAGCCGGGCGCCGTCTCGCTCCACGACATCATCGAGCGCGCGCTCGTCTTCTGCGAGCACCTCCTCGACCAGACGGGCGTCACCGTCGAGAGATGCTTCGACGAGATCCCTCCGGTTTGCGGCGTCATCGACCCGCTGACGCAGGTGTTCGTGAACCTGTTCACGAACGCCGCGCACGCGATGCACGAGCGCGGCGGCTGCCTCGGCATCGCCACCGCGATGTCGGCGGAGGACGGCTACATCACGGTGACGATCCGCGACGACGGACACGGGATCGAGCCCGAGCACCTGCCGAGGATCTTCGACCCCTTCTTCACGACGAAGACCGATGGAACCGGCACCGGGCTAGGCCTGAGCATCGTAAGGAACATCGTTGCGTCGCACGGCGGCAGCATCCGCGCGGATGCGCGCGCCCCGCGCGGGACGGTCTTCTCTCTGGATCTGCCGATCGCGCTGCCGTCCTCGGCCCGCCGCTGA